The window GATCATGTTCTTCACGTAGTCCGCGTGCCCCGGACAGTCGATGTGCGCGTAGTGCCGGTTCGCCGTCTCGTATTCCACGTGCGCCACCGCGATCGTTATCCCCCGCTCCTTCTCCTCCGGCGCCTTGTCGATGGACCAGAAATCCATGTACTCCGCCTGGCCCTTGTGCGCCAGCACCCGCGTTATCGCGCTCGTCAGCGTCGTCTTCCCGTGGTCCACGTGCCCGATCGTCCCCACGTTCATGTGCGGCTTCGTCCGCTCAAACTTCGCCTTGGCCATGACAGTACCCTCCGCCGCCGGCGCGGCATAACGGTAAAGGGATAAAAACCTACGTATTACCCCT is drawn from bacterium and contains these coding sequences:
- a CDS encoding GTP-binding protein encodes the protein MAKAKFERTKPHMNVGTIGHVDHGKTTLTSAITRVLAHKGQAEYMDFWSIDKAPEEKERGITIAVAHVEYETANRHYAHIDCPGHADYVKNMI